The genomic stretch TCGTTCAATATCACCCAAAGCCATACTGCTGACGCTGTATTACCTTCAGTATCCAACGCTATCATCAGCACTGAAAAAATCATTATCATCGGGGCATCTACCGGCGGAACAGAAGCGATTAAAGAAGTGCTAATACAAATGCCGGCAGACTGCCCTGCCATTGTGGTAACCCAGCACATGCCGGAAGCCTTTACCAAATCTTTTGCAGAACGCTTAAACAGCGTATGCAAAATCACTGTCAAAGAAGCAGAAAACAATGAGCGAATATTGCCAGGGCATGCTTACATAGCACCCGGGCATTCACATTTACTGATCAGGCGCAGTGGTGTCAATTACATGACCGAACTCAGTCAAGCACCTCCCGTCAACCGTCACCGACCGTCGGTAGATGTGCTTTTCAGATCAGCCGCCAATTTCGCAGGAAAAAACGCTATCGGCGTTATCCTCACAGGCATGGGCAAAGATGGCGCACAGGGAATGCTGGAAATGAAACAGGCCGGGGCCTATAACTTTGCTCAAAACGAAGCAAGTTGCGTGGTATACGGCATGCCTAAAGAAGCTGTTGCTGCGGGGGGCGTAGATGAAATCGTTGTGTTGCAGGACATATCACGAAAAATCCTCGCGTATATTTCCAGCCAGAAAAGCAAAACTACTTAAAGTTAAAAATTTAACAGTTTTAAAGTGGCTACTCAGGGAAACACTTGATTGGTGCGCCCGACAGGAGTCGAACCTGTGACCTTTGGCTTCGGAAACCAACACTCTATCCAACTGAGCTACGGGCGCAAAAATGCCATTATAACGATTTTTCTTAAAAACTCCTACGTTGATGCTTTTGCGGTTTTGCATTTTCCCGTTATAATTGCGGGTTTATTAAATAGCATTTAAGACCATCTACTCAATATTAAGGATGCAATCATGAGCGAACAAAATGTCGGGATGACAAAAACAACCCCGCAACAAGTCATCATCGCCACACTGGCAGGCTTGTTTGCGCCGTTACTTGCCATATTTCTAGTCATACAACTGGTATTGGGCATTCAGTCCGGGCACAGTAACAAAGTTACTGCGGATACTTCTGATACCGCTGTTATCGAACGGATCAAGCCTGTTGGTGAAGTAAAAGTCGTGGATGCTAATGCACCTAAAGTTGAAAAGAGCGGTGAAGAAGTTTTCAATGCCGTCTGTACTGCATGCCACACACCGGGTGCTCTGGGTGCGCCTAAATATGGCAACAAGGGCGATTGGGGTCCTCGCATAGCTCAAGGCTACCAGACACTGATCAAGCATGCGATCGAAGGTATTCGCCAGATGCCAGCCCGTGGTGGTGATGCCGAGTTGTCTGATACAGAAATGGCTCGTGCCGTTGCTTACATGGCAAATTCTGCAGGTGCCAAGTTTACCGCGCCAGAGCCAGCTGCTGCTCCTGCACCTGCCGCTGCTGCCGCACCTGCGGACGCCGCCAAGAAATAATCTTCAATTTTTTGAAGATATCTGAAAAAGCACCGGTTAGCGCCGGTGCTTTTTTTTACACATAACATTTTCGATCACACTTGCATAACTAACCGTTGGTCTTCTGCTTTAATTTAGCTATAAACAAAATAGCTTCGCATTACTGTTTCACATCCATAGAGTAAATTGCACTTTACCGATTGATCCTGTGTAAGGATAATTTTGTATGCATTTATGCTAAACTCAGCAAAATAAAAATTTTAATTGGAGAAAACAGGCGCCACAACTCACATTCGCGTTACAGAGCGGCTAATATCTGCTTGAATACTGACCAAGTTTAAAAGGGGATAATGTCAGAACGTAAATGTATTGATCAGGCGGCACGACACCTATGAGCGAAGCCAGCAACAAATCTATTGCCGATACAATTGATCGACACCAATCGCACTCTTTTGAACAAGAACGCACTACGCGTTCGCACTCCGATCACGCCAGCCGCAATCGACAGCGAAGAAGCAGCCAGCGTCTGATACTGGCTGTGGCATTGGCCATTTCTATCATTATTCTCCTGCTTGTAAGTGTTTACGCAACGATTCGCATTAGCCATCTGAGCCAGGAAAATAGTGAAATGCATGGTGATGTTTTCAAACTCAAGCAGGAACTTAGTCTGGTAGCGCCAGAACTAGAGCGTTCACGCAAGGAAAGCGCTGCTTTAATCAAAGGACGCTTGCCTCATTTGCGTGATCTGATTGCAGACAAAGTGATTGCAATCAACGAGCCACCTATCAAAAATATCGTATTTACGGTACTCAATCAAAACGGTAACAAACGGTTTGAATTCAAACTGGTGGTTGAAAATACAAAAGACACTATCCTTCACCCTGAAGTGCGTATTTTTGCCTTTGACCGGCATGGCGTTCAAGTGGGAATGGCTGAGATCAGTGACCACAATGGCATCAACCCGGGTGAAAGTCGTTCTTATTCGTCTGTAATTGATCGGTTTCTGGATGAGGAACCTATCTACTTTTTTGCTTCCGGACGGCGTGGTGCCAAGGTTAATGACCAGTGAACCCGGAGCGACTATCTGTTAATTAATCGGGTAGTGTTTTACCTGATTAATCAACAGATAGCCTTGTAACGCTTCTAAAACCTGCCCAATTTATTTTTCAACTCCGGCTTTGCGGCTCAACATGGCTTTGAGCTGATCAAGTTTTGCGGTTCCCTCTGCCTTCTGGGTGGCAGGGTCACTTTCTCTTCCACTCACGCGCAAATCTTCCTGCGCCAGTTCATCAATAAATCGGCTTGGTTCGCACATTTGCCATTCGCCGGCACGTTTGCGCTTTTTGCAATGGGTCAGTGTCAGGCTTTTCTGGGCGCGGGTAATCCCCACATACATAAGTCGCCGCTCTTCTTCTATCTGACCATTTTCAATGCTTTCACGGTGAGGCAAAATCCCTTCTTCAATCCCCACCAGAAATACATGACCAAATTCCAGCCCTTTTGCTGCATGCAGGGTTGAGAGCCGGACCATATCTACTTCGCCCTCATCACGTCCTTCCAGGATATTGAGCAGCGCGATAAGTTGCGTTAACTCGATCACGTTTTTCCCATCCGCTTCGGCTTTTTTATTTAGCCAGCCAACAAAATCCAGTACATTACTCCACTTGGATTGTGCTGCGCGCGCTTCTTCCTGATCGAACAGATACGCCTCATAGGCAATCGCCTGTAGCAGATCCTGCATAATGGATTCGCAAGACTCGCGTTCTGCCCGGAACTGCAGATTATTGATGTAGTTGCAGAAAGTCATCAGCGGCTCGTATTGCTTGGGCCCTAGCTGATGTTCCATTCCCGCTTCAAACGCTGCTGCAAACAGGCTGATATGGCGCCCTGCCGCATAATTACCCAGCTTTTCCAGTGTTTGCGCGCCTATACCCCGCTTGGGGGTGGTCACGGCTCGGATAAAGGCCGGATCATCATCACTGTTAGCCAATAGCCGTAAATAC from Sulfurirhabdus autotrophica encodes the following:
- a CDS encoding c-type cytochrome, with the translated sequence MSEQNVGMTKTTPQQVIIATLAGLFAPLLAIFLVIQLVLGIQSGHSNKVTADTSDTAVIERIKPVGEVKVVDANAPKVEKSGEEVFNAVCTACHTPGALGAPKYGNKGDWGPRIAQGYQTLIKHAIEGIRQMPARGGDAELSDTEMARAVAYMANSAGAKFTAPEPAAAPAPAAAAAPADAAKK
- a CDS encoding protein-glutamate methylesterase/protein-glutamine glutaminase; translation: MKIKVLIIDDSALIRSVLKEVINSQPDMEVVGTAPDPLIAREMIKELTPDVLTLDVEMPKMDGLNFLEKLMRLHPLPVVMISAYTEGGSSITFKALELGAVDFVTKPKLDISKNILENSNEITDKIRAAAKAKLKNTASFNITQSHTADAVLPSVSNAIISTEKIIIIGASTGGTEAIKEVLIQMPADCPAIVVTQHMPEAFTKSFAERLNSVCKITVKEAENNERILPGHAYIAPGHSHLLIRRSGVNYMTELSQAPPVNRHRPSVDVLFRSAANFAGKNAIGVILTGMGKDGAQGMLEMKQAGAYNFAQNEASCVVYGMPKEAVAAGGVDEIVVLQDISRKILAYISSQKSKTT